The proteins below are encoded in one region of Brienomyrus brachyistius isolate T26 unplaced genomic scaffold, BBRACH_0.4 scaffold36, whole genome shotgun sequence:
- the LOC125722006 gene encoding uncharacterized protein LOC125722006 isoform X1 — MEGTEAGISMMDMLNGGEENVCEVGVNVEEVKGGGGKSTGNAVEYVVSQVGRTWLEPIQEEDLEEDEERDEELQEAEDTDAATVDSWQCMAAYVARIWLQTLQEDGPEENEEADVVFQQAEDADATTLVRFQCMVASEDRSQLLTIPEEGPEEEDETEVMKTDKTKEDADAAEKIYSEEEVSFHVNAEDLSEDATEKSHKKKKKKMKWCFFCCPLPFRRSSKRQ; from the coding sequence atggaggggacagaggctggtattagtatgatggatatgctaaatggaggtgaggagaatgtatgtgaggtgggagtgaatgtggaggaggttaagggaggaggagggaaaagtacagggaatgctgtggaatatgtggtgtcacaagtaggcagaacttggctagaacccatccaggaggaagaccttgaggaagatgaagaaagagatgaggagcttcaggaagcagaagacactgatgctgccacagtggacagttggcagtgcatggcggcatatgtagccagaatatggctgcagactttacaggaagatggacctgaggaaaatgaagaagctgatgtggtattccagcaggcagaagatgctgatgctaccacactggtcaggtttcagtgtatggtggcatctgaagacagatcacagctactgactataccagaagaaggacctgaggaagaggacgagactgaagtgatgaagacagataaaacaaaagaagatgctgatgctgccgagaagatctacagtgaagaagaagtatcattccatgtgaatgccgaagatctttctgaagatgctactgagaagagccacaagaagaagaagaagaagatgaagtggtgcttcttctgctgtcccctgcccttcagaagaagtagcaagaggcagtaa